TATGATGTCATCACGTACAATGACGGTGGAAAGAAAAGAATAGGACAACTCATGAGAGTACTGGTTGAGTATACTTGGGTGCGACAATTACGGTGGAAGGTGGCAAGATGTGTTGTAAGTTTCATAAGGAGTGGAATGGTCATTACCCAGGGTGAGGGTGTAAACATCCACTCCTTCCTAAAAAGCCTGAAGCCATTGCTGTGGGTTTCCCAGAACAGGAGTTGGTGCCATGTGCGAGTGCTAAAATGCAATATGGCTGCAAGTTTATCTGTGTAAGAGAGAGTGCGCTTGCATCCCGGTGCCTTGGTTTGTTTTAAGTATCTAGGTATGCACTTTGGATGCTTTTGGGTAATAAAccctcacacttttttttttctcaaatgaaaACCCATGCAGTCACATTACTAAAAGAGAAGCTAACGAAGTGGAAGGATTCAGTCCATGTTTAAATCAATCTGTAATGCTCTATTCCCACCCACGTCCTCCCATCTTCTCTGTTCTGCTCACAACACTTCAGGAATTAATAAATCCAGTTCATCTCTGAAGTTGTATGAAAATAGATCCATTAAAAAGACAGTTGGTGCAATGTTTGGTTTAGTCTGaatatgcaagaaaaaaaaataattgtaaaaatcaGGATGTATTTGTCAGggtaaagcaaacaaaaaagtaATTCTCAGTAAAGACAAATGCtgtcttcataaaaaaataataataataaaatacccAAATTTTTATAAGCTATATTTTGCGACATTACTGCATAGTGCATTGcattcaaacaaaaacacacaactaaaaaactgaaaagaacTGTGAGGGCGGGGTCAGTCAGAACTCAGTCAGCCGAACCTCTGAGAAGAAGTTTCTGGAAGATCAGTGGAATAGTACATCTGCCATCTTACAGACTGAACAAGAAACTGCCCACAACCCATGCTACAGCTCTCACAGTGagataaaaatactttttttattaatagcagcaattatttttgttttgtcagaTTTTTTCCCTCCAATGTGACATGGTGCAGTGAACAAAATACAGTTTACCCTCCCTTTGCAGCTTAACACACTTTTATCCTTGtgtttagtttattattattatgatttttttttttacagtgaccCATCCCACTGAAGGACAAGGTAAGGCCACACCTTCATTTCTTTCCACGTTTATTCTGTCCATCTGGCCTGAATTTTAGCTGGTCATTTTGTGCCCCGTCCTCTTGCTCACTTTGATCTCGTCTATATTCTGTAGTTCCTGCCTCCTGTGTTCCCTCGACTTGAGTTTTTCTGGTGAACCTCCTGTAAGGAAAGAGaagtatgtatatatgtatcaGAGCAGCAGAAACCAGGAAGCACACAAAGTGCAGGAAAACATCTCTGGGTCAGAATTTTGGGTGCCTGTGCCTGCAACAACACAGATGCGAAATGAATGGCTGATTTCaaaacacacaggaaataaaGGCGTCTCTGCTGTCAAATGAGCCCATGCAGTGTACGTAGCAGGAGGCCGCTAACACTGATGGTGGAGAATTCGACTTCACAGCGTGTCCTGAGCCCAAAGTGGCTCCATCTACATCCAGAGCCATGCAGATCTCTCGTGGACATGACCTGGGAATAGGCGGTGGGAAATGATGTATGGTGACAGAAAATATATCCAGGGAGAGCAAGCGCCTGCAGGTCTACCACAAAATCCACTTAGTTCTTTCACTaatggttttcttttttgagaGGACGGCTGTGGAAAGCACCAGGGAAACTCTTAAAAGGATGGTGCACAGGTGGATGAAGGGGGAtggagtgaaataaaaaaggactGTGCTTTTGCGTATGTgtatgcttttgtgtgtgtgtatatatatatatatatacacacacacacacacacacacacacacacacacacacacacacacacacacacatatatatatatatatatatatatataaaggacatcataaaatatttatagcTGATTCTTTGCAGAGTGttattttacacacatattTTGGTTTgccttttattaaataaaatggaatgatAGCTTTCAGGCACCACAAGTGGGTGCTATAAAGCCTGTTCTGcttgaaaaatttttttttccactttaaattTTGTTTACATCTTAGGGTCCAAAATCAGGGTCCATCTACTGGTTATTCCTTATATGACCAATAAGCCTTCGTAACTGAGGATTGGGGGTTTTCTAGTTATTTAAGCTGATGTGCTTATCGGTAAAATGTGACACCTTGGATCCTGCATTCGTGTGGGCGTTACTCTGACCCCTACTCTCTACCTAcacattgttgctgaccaatTAGCCCCCTTCAAGAAACAatattccctgatggcagttCCCCCATTTAGCAGGATAATGTACCCTGCCACAGCAAAACGGCTTAAGAATGGTTCAAGGAGGTGTCGTGCAACTTCTCCAGTCCTCAGGCCAATTGAGCAGTGGTGGGATGTGCTATAAAAACAAGTCCTATCAATGTACGAATCacagcttggtgccagataccacagagGTCAAGTGTAGACCAGGGCTTGACAGGACGGGGATGTTTGAGTGGCAcctactcatttacatttaaggtatttggcagacgcctttatccagagcaacttacaaagtgctttcaagttaccattgatgaagtgattagttctggttcactaggacccccaactatgaatacaatctttttattcactctgttgtagtttctatacaaaagtcagacaataagaaggttacaagttaatttaaatattctcaaaagaggaaggtcttgagctgccgtttggaagtgctcagtgactgagctgttctgacctcgaggggaagttcattccaccacataggagccaagacagagaagaatctagatgagtgtcctccttttacctttagtgatgggggaccaggcaagcagtactggagggtcggagtaaacgaggtgcagtgcgaggtgtaataagggcagtgaggtaggatggtgctactccatgtttggctttgtaggccagcatcagtattttgattCTGATGCGTgaagctactgggagccagtggagggagcgtagcagaggggtggtgtggtagaagatcagtcgtgctgctgatttttgtattagttgtactCAGTGTACTCAGTGAAACATTGTTTCAGTTTGAATGGACTGGCCTATATGTGACAATATGCATGGTGGAATATGCATAACATTCAGAGCTAGAATGCGTTGCATAAGCATACCTTGCAGGACGTGTGGCTATGCCCAGATATAGGTttctgtgtataaaaaaaaacaaaaaaagtttgcatCATACATCTCACAAAAGCAACTAGATAGATGTATATTTGGGCTGTTGTGACTCACTTTTGCTGTTCGGGGTATGTCTGTGTGGCGCTGAGCCCTCAGAGAACGTGGTGCCTTGCCGGTTTTGACCGGCGCACAGTACATCTCCAGCCTCCTAAGCTCACACTTCTGGAAGCAGCATTCGTCCACTATCCCTCGGTTGTGCGATCGCCGAGAGCTGGGGCCGTAACCAGTCGGTTTACCTGTGATACAGAGGAAGCACTTCTCAGTTCAACTGAACATGTTGCGGTTTTCGGCATGCAATTGTTTGGCAAAAGGGAAAGTCATCAAAAAGCTGAATTCTTTATATTCAGAATCTAAAGGTTTCAATTCTTCTTTTTACCTCAAATATTTACATATCCCAAAATGACAAAGAGAAAAGTTGACTTGAagctaatttattaaaaaacaacatgctTAAGTAGTCACaccctttgctcaatacttccCATTTTCCCAGAACCTCTCAGACATTGTCAGTTCCAACCAGAGCCACCAGaagccactcaaggacatttgTCCTGAAGTTGctgctttgttcatttgtgCTTAGGGTCTTTATCCTATTGGAATCTTTCAATTGAACCTGACTAGTCTTCCAGTTCCTGCAACCAAACATCCCctcagcatgatgctgccaccaccatgcttcatttTAGGCAATGTATTGGACAGTATTGGCCTAGCAGGTTaagaagtggacccataatcaaaagATTGCGGGTTCAAATACCAAACCCAAAGGTTCCTGAAAGACTctcaaaattctctggtctgatgaaactGAGAATTTTTGGCCACTGATCAAGATAACCTCGCAGTTTTGTTTGATTTCTCTTCCaacgttctttctttcttgatttttattatacaaataaCAGTGCTTGCCCTTTCGTCTCATTGACACATGCTCCTCCCCCCTTTGTTGCACCCTGTCCCTAaaccctttcatggctgcccattgctccaTCAGGGGATGGGTAAAATGTGAAGaccacatttcgctgtgtgcactgggtgctgtgctgtggtgtgttacatgtgacaattaatcactttcacttcacatcactGTACTGGCCAGGTGGCGAGTGGTTCCTCGTTTTGTCCATAGATGCAGTTTGGCATTCAGGCCAAAGACTCTCAGTTTCATCAGTTTTCATCAGAccattttgtttctttcagGAACCTTTTGGTAAACTCCAGGCAGACTGTCATGTCCCTTTTACTGAGGAGGGATTTCCACTCCATCTGGCCTTTGTACTTTGTATTCCTAAGGTGCTGACCCCACAGTTAAATGTAACTTTCTCCATTGCTTTCTTTTCTCTTGCTTTGACCCAGGCCTCATTGGATCTTATAGCCATACACTGTACTGGTGTAAAAGGTTTCTACATGACTGGTGTTAATGGCTTGGATTTCCTCAGAGTAAAATATGCAAGGTATCACTTTGTACAACGCACATTCCTTTTGGCTGTCCTGAGCCAGCGAAAAGGCAGTCACAGTCCCCAAATGTTAAGAATATCATGTTCTGCCATTTTAGACCTTCATGTTACCAAAAGCGCATGGCAAAGCCAGGTCGTAATCAGACCTGAACACACCAAGCTCCTCTCTATGGCAGCCAGTATGTTACTGCCTTTAGGGGTTCGTCCATACAACTAACAAAAACCTGAGGCATTTGTTCACTCGACAGGCATTATCACATTTAATTGAAGAGTTTTATCAATTTGTTTATAAATAAGACAATAGTTGTGATTTTAATAGTTGTAGTTGCTGTTgacatacagtggggcaaaaaagtatttggcagccactgtTTGTGCAAGTTATCccaaaaaatccaggaaatcacattgtatgatttttaaagagtttatttgtatatggtgcagaaagtaagtatttggtcaatattcacctcaatactttgtaatttAACCTTGGCTGGAAATGATAGAGGTCAAAGGTTTCCTGTAGCTCTTCACCAGGTTcgcacacactgtagctggtattttggccaattcttccatgcagatcttctcaaaaGCTGGATGTTATGCACAACTGGTGGCCGCCAAGCATTTGGGGCAGCATTTATATACTGTCATATGGGCTGAAACGTCAGGTATGAGCATTCTTGGTCTTAAAGTAAAATCTTCAGCATGCTGAACATCCCCAACAGTAATGAGAGGAGGCTTTTGCTGTGTGGGGAATTTATCACGCGGCCAGAGCATGTTTATGCGCAGCAGTCCATCATTGTTTCGAAACCTGCCAGTACATCTGCAAACACAGCTTTGGGAGGTCCCACCTCCCTATGGGACCCCTAAAGTCTTACATTTGATACCGGAATTAGTTGTAGCACTTGCAAGTGACCTGGTCATTGAGAcacctaagtgtctccaggccAAGCAGATCTATCTTCCTTGAGCTCTCTTTCCCCCATTATCTTGTGCTCCATCAATTCCCAATTCACCTGGGGTAATAGAGCACTGATAGGTTTTTCAcgaaatgaaataataataatttaatatggCATTTACAAGGCGGAAATGCCTTTCCCTTTCACAGTTAATAGTTCTTGGCTTGCAAGCCTACCAGTGCTGACAGAGCGCATTAACGTCTGCTCCATTTGCCTTGCCCTGACAGCATTACTTTGGAAAGAATAGACTTTTAATTCAGGCAAATGAGAGTTCATTAGAAGCACGACTGGTCGTGGGGTGCTGTACCTTTTGGGATGTCATTATTAGCAAAGAGTTGATTGTCCAGTCTCTGGTCATCTCTAGTGGAACTCTCTCGAAAACTGTAACATCTCTTCAGCTGATCAAGAATACTGCTGAAAGAATTATCTAAGATGTTTTTTCAAATTCTCACACTGTACATCTCTGTGCTATGAAACCTGCCCTGGATTTCTGTTGCTGCCCCTTGTTAAGATCAAAAGGTGATTAATGGCACTGATTAAACGACGGGTCACTTCTCATCCTCTCGGAGCATCAGGCAATTCCCCTCTTGAGCCTCCTCTTTTAAAAAGAAGAGCACACATGCAAACAGACTCTTTTCAGTcctggcccctcagtggtggaaccaACTTCCTGTTGCCAACAGCTGAATCCCTTCTTATCTTTATGCGAGAATTAAAGACACACCTTTTTAAGGAGTAGCCACTGAATTAAATACATATTACACAAAAAATCTCAATGTTAACGTAAGGTTCTTTGCTCTTTGGGCTTGAATTGGTATGTAACTTAGCTGATAACCTCTGTTAAACAGCAGtttctgtcacaaatgtagctaaatatgttctgttcttttgtttGATAGTGCTGAAGAGAAGACGACACTCCTATGTGACCTCAGTCCAAAGTAATGCTACCCAAGGATCGTATTTTAAGTACCTGTATATGGTAACATTTCTGTGTCCTGATTAGGGGCATTACAAGGATGTACTAACATGGAatctgatctttaaccttccgaAATTCTCCCaaaccgcccctctgctacgttccctccactggctcccagtagctgcacgcatcagattcaaaatgctgGCCtaaaa
The Denticeps clupeoides chromosome 15, fDenClu1.1, whole genome shotgun sequence DNA segment above includes these coding regions:
- the igf1 gene encoding insulin-like growth factor 1 isoform X2 — protein: MHRLSGAHSLSLVLCILTLSPAAVGAGSETLCGAELVDTLQFVCGDRGFYFSKPTGYGPSSRRSHNRGIVDECCFQKCELRRLEMYCAPVKTGKAPRSLRAQRHTDIPRTAKKPISGHSHTSCKEVHQKNSSRGNTGGRNYRI
- the igf1 gene encoding insulin-like growth factor 1 isoform X1 yields the protein MSGARNASKCTMHRLSGAHSLSLVLCILTLSPAAVGAGSETLCGAELVDTLQFVCGDRGFYFSKPTGYGPSSRRSHNRGIVDECCFQKCELRRLEMYCAPVKTGKAPRSLRAQRHTDIPRTAKKPISGHSHTSCKEVHQKNSSRGNTGGRNYRI